In Marmota flaviventris isolate mMarFla1 chromosome 19, mMarFla1.hap1, whole genome shotgun sequence, the DNA window GTAcatggaaagttccagaaatacACAATTTACACATTTTTGAATGAGCTTTACTCTAGCATATTGTTCCAATGTTATCAGCGATGGCTACTCTGCGGCATTGCGGGACTCACACCTTAAACTGCACCTGAGGTTCCACACAGGGAAGGAACAGCGCGTGCAGGGCCCAGCCACCTTTAGGATGTCCTGGAACACAGAACAGCCAGTGGGACTACCACAGTCACCAGAGAGGGGACAGGCACAAACAGGGACCACCCAGCAATGCAGGTGACCCGTGGGACTGGAGGCCGTTCGCCTTCTGACTCTGCTTATATGATCGATTCTGCTGCGAAGCCTTTAGTTTCTACGAAGTCAAACTTACATCTTTTCCTTTCCCATGGCACACCATCAAAGCCGTCCCCTAAATGGCAGTTTggatcaaacaaacaaaacacccagGCAGGCCACAGCCACTGATCTGAACACATCCCGGCCACGTACTGCTGAGTGCCTCGGAGCCCAAGGCTCACCCCGGGTGACGTGCAGACGGTGTCAGGAGGGGCCAGAGACCGAAGGGGACTGCCCCGGGAAGGGGGCTCGAGGCTGGGACACGGGACAGAGGACGGCTTAGTCTTCCCCGAGTACCCTCCCAcgtggtagatttttttttaaacacatgcattacatattttaaaaataagtccaaTCCAACAAAGGAAaattacaaaggaagaaaaaggacaagAAGCCCGCGGTCAACAGACACGCCCACACGTGCCGCTGGGTGGTTTTCTCCAGCAGATGCACCTGGGTGGACCCGTGTTAGGGCAGATGTCACCTAAGTCACAGGACCAGGGACTGGAGGATGTAAACAAGATGCTTACAAGGCAAGGGCCCCACTGGGCAGTGGGGAGAAAGCAGATACACTTCAGGCACAGACAGCCACTGACCCCGGGGACAAGATCCCCTGGGATCAGCGTGagacactgaggcacagaaaggtcaAGTGACCCACAAGGGCACACAGCTAACTGGCTGCATTCTGGCTCTGGGGCTAAGTAACCGCCACCTTGACGCCACTTCTCACAGCATCACACCAGCGAGAACCAGCTACGGAGTAGGAGCACAGTTCCGTGACAacattataaatatgtgtgtgtgtatctgtgtgcacACTTACAGGCGGGGTGTTTACAGGCCAAcaccagaaataaatgaaataaaacgtTAACAGTGGTTATGagtggtgattttttaaaaaatgatttgtgtagtttttctaaaattaacattaatatgattaacaggaaaaaatgctatttaaaacaGTCACTGGAATGGGCAAGTGAGAGGCATTCGATAAAAATAGACTTTCTGGAAAAGGGTGTCTTGGCAACATACCCCGAGAATGTGAATGAACACCCAGTCCTCTGCTGAATTCAGGAGCAGTTGTGGGAAGAGGGGAGACTTACAGACCTGGGTTCAGGCCACGTAGAAAGTGTCAACTCCTGAGCCTCCCGTTCCTACACAAACACAAGCTTCAGAGCAAAAAAACTCACTTCAAAAAGTCGTTGTAGAGACCAAGGAAGCCACCACAAACCAAAAAATCCTAAGAAGCCATTAAACCATGTGAGTTCAACAGTACTAAGTTTGCCTTTTGCTCCTTCAATAACAATGGGCAAAGACCCAGCTCAAAATTAAACAGTGCTTTTAAAATACAGTGCCAGTTCCTGACTGATTGGTCACTTTGATTCAAGAAAGCAGACACTCCAAATCCAGAATGAGGCATTTCCACATGCAAAATCGGCTTCAGACTGCTTGTTGAGCCTGGATAAGGACACGGGTGTCTCCACTCCTCCCACGTTTCAACTCAAAAACAGCTGTCACTGCTGGGCTTTGAGGATGGCTGCTTCCTTCATACGGGGCCAGGCTCCTGGTCTTCCCAGGAGCCAAGGTCATGGTCTTGGCTTGCCAGCTAGCCCACAACCATCCGAAGCTCTCTGGCCTCTGCCCATGAAAGCTCATGAACTTTCTGGTACCAGACCGAGAGTCGGGGTGATTTTCTAAAATGCTGACCCTGCTCCCACATCCCCTTGGCCCTCCCTGCCTCGGGGATGGGAGGTGTCTCCCTTCTGTGAGCCTGGGCTGCCCACGCAATTCCTGATGGAGCCTGCCCACCTTACTGGCCACCATCCGCTCAGGCCAGCCTCCAACCCAACCACTGCCACCAGCTCCCAGCTCCGCTCTTGGCCACCTATAGCCTCCCACTATAGCAGCCAGAataatgtattctttaaaaaaaaaaaaaaattaagatagaaCAGACACCATTCCAGTAGGTATACTTCAGTTGTTTTTAGTATACTCACAGGCTGTATGGAGATCATCATTgcttcccagcagcttgggaggctgaggcaggagattgtgagttcaaagccagcctcagcaattaagtgaggccctaaggaacttagtgagaccctgtgtctaaataaaatataaaaaagagctggggatggggctcagtggttgagcaccctgggtttaatctctggtaccaaaaacaaaacaaaattcaccACGACTATCTAATTTCAGGATATTCTCATCATCCTAAAAAGAACCCCTGTAGATGTTCACTCCCTATCCACCCTCCCACGCCCTGGCAACTGCTGATGTACCTTCTGCCTCCATGGATTCGCCTATTCTGAGTGTTACATATAAACGGAAGCAAGCACATGTGGCCATTTGTGACGGGCTTCTTTCACAAGTTTTGATGTTCAGTCACTTGTAGTAttagcattcatttttttaaataattttttcttttttttctcttcggtactggggattgaacccaggggcacttacccactgagccacacccacagccctttgtatgttttatttggagacagggtctcactaagttgcttagtgtcttgctaagttgcttatggcctcaatAAGTTCCTGAggtggcctcgaacttgcgatcctcctgcctcagcctcccaagttgctgggattacaggtgtgcaccaccacacctggctctattACTTCTTATTGTAGTAAAAATATGCCTAACATAAAATTTAGCATCTTGAcccttttttttaaggaatttatttATGTACCAAGGAgaagtttaaaaatgaatttaagggAACATTGACTAGTGTTGACCTCTTAGCCACAGAGTACAGGTGAGAAGCCATAGATGCTAAAATTTCTACGAATACATGGGTTTACTAAAACCAAGACTCTCCATCAATGTTGAAATTTGCTCTTGGGAGGAGATCCCCATTTTATGATGTTTGGACACACTCTTTCTCCTGCTGGATAGTTTCCTTTGAGGgaagagtatttttttcttcagtattagTTTTCTTCAGTTTTGATTTGTCAAACTTCTCCACTTCAGACAAGTCTGGTTTATCACTCATCTTGACTAAAAGAAAGACTGAAGCCTTGAGACTAGCGTAGAGCCGTCGGTTAATTGCTGCCACGTTCACTCTGGAGCAGGTTGGCGTTCCCGCGCAGAACCAGGCACTTAAACGTCGGTAGCAGGCACCGCCCCCATATCCCACCCCAGCTCTCTGCATCTTGACCCTTTTTAAGCGTGTAGTTCAGTGATATTGACACTCACATTGCTGTGCAACCTCACCACCATCCAAACCGTCCTGTTCAAGGGTAACCCCCAGTCCACGACAACCCCAGCACTTTCTTCTCTATGGCTGTAATTACTCTAAGCACCTCATCCAAGTGGCACCACTCTCTTTGACTGGcgtattttacttagcatgacgTCCTCCAGTGAGGCTGCGCTTCAGCCTGTCAATGTCTCCCTCTCGAGGCTGGGTGGCGCCCCTGCCATTGTAGCTGTATTCTGCCACACCCGACTCAGCGGCCAGTGCTGCCTAGTCTACTTCCATGTTTCACTACCATGAGCACCACTGCCGTGAAAATTAGAATTCAGAGAGTTCTTTGAAACTTGCTTCCAGTTCTTCTGCATGTATTCCCAGCAATGGGAACTTGAGTGGCTAAGGGACCCTGCACCATCTCCCACAGCAGCAGTCCCtttacatccccaccaacagCGCCAAGAGTTCCGACTTCGCTACACCGGCAACAGTGTTTcgcgtttttttgtttgtttgttgattgtAGCCATCCTAGGGGGTGTGATCAGATCTCCCTGGAGTCTTGATTTTCAGTGGCGCATAatcctggtggcttgggaggctgaggcaggaggatcatgagttcaaagccagcctcagcaatggcaaagctctaagcacctcagtgagaccccgtctctaaagaaaatacaaaacagggttggggatgtggctcagtggtggaatgcctcagtggttcaattcctggtacaaaaaaaaaaaaaaatcctttgcccattttttaacttATCTATtgctcttttgttatttttaggaaTCCTCATTAGGTGTGGTGACATTCAgctattttggaggctgaggcaggaggatcatgagtttgaggccagccttatttagcaaggccttacatcaaaacaaaaccaaaaataaaacaaaaaggagctCTCTATTTTGGATATCACTCCTTTATCAGGGGACTTGGAAATACTTTGTCACATTCTGATATGTCTTCACACATTTTTTATAGTGTCCTTTGAAgcacacacattttaaattttgatgaagcagtttatttttttctctggttGCTGATGCTTTTGACATCGCGTGCAAGTAGCCACCACCTGATCCAAGTTATAAAGAGTTACACCTGTTCCCTTTTAGGAGTTCTAAGGTTTGCTCTGCGTGCTGGCCTTTGTTCTGTTTGGAGTTAACTGATGCACACAGCAGCCCAACCTCTTTCTTTTACACAGGGGCGTCCAGTGTAAATGGAAGACCATTCCTTCCCCATTGCATAGTCTTGGCGCACTTGCCGAAAAACGAGTTGACCACAGTcctgtgggtttatttctggaaattcagTTCCACCCCACAGATCTGGTCCTACCTGCATGCCAGGGCACCACATCTCGATGACGGCAGCTTtgtaataagtttttttttttttttttttaaagagagagagagagagacagaattttttaatacttattttttagttttcggcagacacaacagctttgtttgtatgtggtgctaaggatcgaacccaggccgcacgcatgccaggcgagcgcgctactgcttgagccacatccccagcccctgtaataagttttaaaatgggGAGGTATGAAGTCACCAACTTTGTCCTTCtatttcaacattattttggtGCTTGGAGTCCTTTGAATTCccataaaaaaaatgttagtatCAGCTTGTCTATTTCTGCAAAAAGGCCATTGAAATTACAGTGCCTCTAGATTAACTAGGGAAATAGCTTCATCACAACCACATTAAGGCTTGTGACCAAAGAACAGGATGGCTTTCTATTTCTGCCTTCaacagtgttttgtagttttcaatacACTGGTCTTACACatctttgcttaaatttattcccaggtattttatcctttttttattccttttaaaatttcattttggatttttttttaaagctagtgTATAGAAATGCCAGCATGCCCGGCTCTGTCTTAGGATGTTATGATGATTATATATCTTAGTGTAGATCTCTAAATTTATCCTTCTTGGGGTTCATGGAGATTTTTTGATGTGTAGACTAATGTTTTTCACTAAATTAGACACAGTTTCCATCCTTTCTCTCCAAATATTCTTCTGCTCTGTCTCTTCTTCCCCCGAAACTGACAGCTTGCGTATGTTGGGGTGCTGATGGTGTCCCAGGGGTCTCTGACGCTCTCTCCACTTATCctccttctttctgtttctgtgccTCAGCTGGGATGGTCTCAGTGGAATAAGTCACAGATTGCTTCTCCTGCTCAAATCACTGTTCAGCTGCCCAgggaatattttttctgttttagttattGTACTTCTCAACTTTACAATTTTccatttgcttcctttttataACTTCTATCCCATTGTGGATCATCTCTACTTGAGAATCCATTCATTCGTCCAGGAGggttttctttagttctttgaatGTATTTTGAATAGCTGATTTGTCTAGTAATTCCAATCAGGGAGCTTCCTTGGGGATAGTTCCTATTGATCGCCTTTTCCCCCTAAGGATTCTTTTTTTGCATGCatattttataagttttgttAAACTGGACATTTCAGATCATAAAAACTGATGGTTCTGGAAGCTGGCTTCTGCACCTCTCTAGGGTTTGTTGCTGCGGCTACTCGGGCAGTGATTTTCCTGGTTATTATGCAAAGACTGTATTCTATGTCATGTATGGTCACCAAAGTCTTCAATCAGTTAACTTATTAGTCAGCTGGTGATGGACAGAGATCCTTCTGGAACCAATAAACACCCatcctttgctgagaagctctGCATAAATCTTGGGCACCTCCACCAGCCAGGCAGAGTTAGAGCTCCGCTCACCGAGTCCCAAGATCGGGCGGAGTAGAGGAGTCACTTCCTTCCCTGGCACATAGCCGACACACAGACGCAGCCTTCTGGATTCCAGGAATATATCTAGAGCTTTCCAAAGTCCCCTTTGGGCAGACACCTCCCTCCCCAACCTTCCCTTTGCAGCCTTGTTAGTCCATTGCTTGTCCCTCTGTCACCCATCACCTGAGGCAGCTGTCTTAGGAAGATGAAAGTCAAACAGTGTCCCTGGAGACAAGCATTCAGCGCTGGAGAAGGCTGagtgagggaaaaagaaagaccaTTGGGGGACCTTCAAGGGAGTCACTGGGCAGGTCAAGCAGGTCAAGTTAACACAGTTCTGCAAGATCTGGCCGCTGCGAACCCCACTCCACCTGCCCTGCGCCTCTCGTGCTCTGTTCCAGGTTCCTAAACAGGCTAATCCTAGCCTCAGAGCCTTTGCAATAGTCCTTCCTGTGCCTGAGAAGCGCTCTCCTCTGACCTCTGCTCAGTTGTTCCTTCGTTTCATGAAGGTCTCCAATTAAACGGTGCTGCTTCCAAGGAACAGGAGCAAACGATTCTGACTAGGTCACAGCCACTGCTCTACCCATGGGTCCCCAGCCTGCTGGCTAATCCACTCTGCTGTCAGCCAAGGGCGTGACATCACAAGGGACTTGGGAGCAAGGCTGTGGGACCTAAACTACCTGCAGGAGGGTGCCAGTCCTCACTCGCTGGAGCCTGGTGAGGCCTGTCGCATGCTGGCCGGGGCGCTGCAAGGATTAAAGCTGCCTCCCGAGGGTCCTTTTGACCAAATGGGCTGGGACGCCCCTGACCCCAGAACGCTTCCCGCAGGGGTTCTGGGCAGGGACTGTGTAAGCAAGAGCGAGAATTGGTCATTGAGTACATGCAGCAGGAGGTGTGGCCCTTCAGGAAGGAAAGTCCTTCCCCTCCAGTCGGCAGGGGTGTGCGCATGTCCGTGTGTGCTCCCCAAAGAAcctgggggcaggaggagatCCAGCTCAAAATGAGACCACCGGGGCCTCTCCTGCTCTGGCCAGGAGGAGACTCTAGGGTCTGGAGGTGCCCCCTGCTGAGGTGGGAGGTCGCAGGTACCTGGGAACCTCAGCCCCTCCCCATCCTCGCCCCCTGGCATTTGGAAAAAAGAACCCATGCTCCCCATTTGTGAGAGGGGCTGCCCTGGTCTCGGACGCAAGAAGCAGAAACAAACGAACCCTGGCACGGCCCTGGACAGTTTGCCCAGCAGGTCACAGCGGATTCCCAAGGGGGAGGCCGAGGAGCTGGGGTCACACCCTCGCTCCACCGCCAGCCAGGGCTGCCAACCGAACGGGCGACTTCATTCTCTGACTCTGAGTCTCTAGATCAGGGTTAGGGATGCCTCCAACTAGCTCATGTCAATCAAATGCAGAGGTGTCCTGCAGGGTGCGGTGGCAGGAGGCACTCCACCCCCGTGGCCACTCCCCATCTCTGTTCAGCTCGTGATACCCGGGCCAGCATCACtacaggaaactgaggccctgggAGCCTCATGGCTGGGTGCTACAATGTCACTGCCCCTAgagtactacagggacactgttGTCACGTGACTCAGGATGGATGGGATGCGATGACCACGGGTGCCCTAGGTCCCCTGAGCAGGCCTGGTCTCTGGGAGCGCTGGGAACAGAGATGCACAGATCGGGGCTCTGGATGGGGCTTGGAGGGCAGAGGCCCGTGCTGGTAGGCTCTGTGCTTTTGGGTCTGCGCTGGGGACTGGCCAGCTCCAGCTTCCCCAGCCCCGCCCTCCCTGGCTGCTGGACTCCTTTCCTGCTTTCAAGAAGTTTCTGGTACCGTCCActcctcccaccctctgcctCTGCTGATCACCCTCTCCCCCTGCCCAAGCCGCCCAGGTTGCCAAAACTCATTGCCAAGTACAAAGATCTCTTCTCAGGCTTAAGAGTCCCCCACCTGAGCTGGCCCTGGGGTCCACCCCAGTACTGCCCCACCCCCCAAGAAAAGATTCCCCCCAAATTTCTCTCCCATCCACACACTGCCTGTCTCCATTGACCCTCCTCCGCACCCCAACCCCTGCAAGAGCCTCTCTTGGTCCACTGACCTTACTTACCCCTGTGTGTGGTCCCCGGGGACCTGCTCTCAACCCTGCCTGCTGGTTGCTCCCCGGGTCCTGCTCCCCTCCGGCCCTGGCCTTTGCTCCAGCCTCTacatcttcctcttttcctttaattCCAATCATCCTAAAATGCAAAACTGCAACCTGACACCAGGTCCCCAGCGTGTCACTGCCACAACAGCAGAGCTATCTCCCTGAGGATCCTCCCAGCCCCACTCAGATCTTCACTCTCCAAATGTGACAGTGTCCTGCATATGGTGTTTACTGTCCTGAGTGTTTTTACATTGACTCCAACGTGCCTCCAAACCTCACACCATATAGAAATGGAGAACGACGGAGGCACGGTCTCTGCGCGGGCTCCTCCCGTTCATGTCCCAAGCAGAACCTTATCTCTCaagggctttttttttgggggagggggttaccggggattgaacccaggggcactcagccactgagccacacccccagccctattttgtattttatttagagacagggtctcactgagttgcttagcacctcacagttgctgaggctggctttgaacttggaatcctcctgcctcagcctcctgagctgctgggattaccatgGCGCCTGAGCTTCCTGACAGGAGTCACCTTCCCAGAAGCAGGAGCCCATCTTGGCTCTGCCCCTGGCCCACTTCCCCCAGGGCCAACTTCTCTAGATCTTCTACAGTAACAGCATGATCTCCGGGCCTGTCTCTGCCCCCACCTCTTCTTTACCCTGCTAGGAAAACCTGTTGTTTTGAAATCCAATGCTGACCTTACCAGGCTCTCTGTCCACCTGTAAAATCTCTGGctggccctgcctccctccctggcctcttGTCCCCACGTCTTCCTGTCTTCCCAACCCAGGTCCCAAATCTCTCACTGT includes these proteins:
- the LOC114103142 gene encoding thymosin beta-15A, coding for MSDKPDLSEVEKFDKSKLKKTNTEEKNTLPSKETIQQEKECVQTS